A part of Aspergillus flavus chromosome 5, complete sequence genomic DNA contains:
- a CDS encoding putative aminomethyl transferase, whose product MMRPSTSVRTICANCSNHTRLFSTTVRSRSQQKSDATPASPPQAGYARLTNRGLISITGVDSTTFLQGLITQNMLITNDQNRATRQTGSYTAFLNSQGRVLNDAFLYPLPQADLTSPDEPAWLIEVDRNEVASLMKHLKKHKLRAKLKLRALEDGERTVWASWKDHEQPRWAAYNLESSSSSPFSPSSSIAGCIDTRAPGFGSRLITPGAEDLRTHVPDETQIAGSEVSLGAYTVRRMLHGIAEGQSEIIRESALPLECNMDMMKGIDFRKGCYVGQELTIRTHHTGVVRKRILPVQLYTGDQDALESAGAPVYDPTAELPLPPSAANMYKISARRARSTGKFLGGVGNIGLALCRLEMMTDVTLTGERTQYSPEQEFKVSWDAAEEGSSEHQEPGEVKVKAFVPSWTRDFILNGGVKKNTRGREAEGHRAREFLEQLEEEESLRQKE is encoded by the coding sequence ATGATGCGCCCTAGCACATCTGTTCGCACGATATGTGCTAATTGCTCGAACCACACCCGGCTCTTCTCAACCACCGTCCGTTCACGCTCGCAGCAGAAGAGCGATGCCACTCCAGCTTCCCCGCCGCAGGCCGGTTATGCTCGCCTCACGAACCGAGGCCTGATTTCCATCACCGGGGTCGATAGTACCACCTTCCTTCAGGGGCTTATTACCCAGAACATGTTAATAACGAACGACCAAAACCGCGCAACCCGTCAAACTGGATCCTATACAGCCTTCCTCAACTCTCAAGGTCGAGTGCTTAACGATGCTTTTCTGTATCCGCTTCCACAAGCAGACCTTACGTCGCCCGACGAACCCGCATGGCTCATCGAAGTCGATAGGAACGAAGTAGCGAGTCTCATGAAACATTTAAAGAAACACAAGCTTCGTGCGAAGCTAAAGCTACGTGCTCTTGAAGACGGCGAACGCACGGTGTGGGCGTCATGGAAGGACCATGAACAACCCCGCTGGGCCGCATATAACCTAgaatcctcatcctcctctccgTTCTCGCCTTCGTCCTCGATCGCCGGCTGCATTGATACAAGAGCTCCCGGATTCGGCTCCCGCCTTATCACTCCAGGTGCGGAAGACCTCCGGACCCACGTTCCTGACGAGACTCAGATTGCGGGTTCGGAGGTGAGTCTTGGAGCCTATACCGTGCGACGAATGCTGCATGGTATTGCCGAAGGCCAGTCTGAGATTATTCGTGAATCGGCGCTCCCGTTGGAATGCAATATGGATATGATGAAGGGAATTGACTTCCGCAAGGGCTGCTATGTGGGTCAGGAGCTTACGATTCGTACCCATCACACGGGTGTTGTACGGAAGCGGATTTTGCCCGTGCAGTTATATACAGGAGATCAGGATGCTCTTGAGTCGGCTGGGGCGCCCGTATATGATCCTACTGCGGAGTTGCCTCTACCTCCAAGCGCGGCGAATATGTACAAGATCAGTGCGCGAAGGGCGCGTAGTACGGGCAAGTTCCTCGGTGGAGTTGGTAATATCGGTCTTGCATTGTGCCGGTTAGAGATGATGACCGATGTTACTCTTACTGGCGAGCGCACCCAGTATAGCCCTGAGCAGGAGTTCAAAGTATCATGGGATGCGGCAGAAGAAGGTTCATCAGAGCACCAGGAGCCTGGAGAGGTCAAAGTTAAAGCTTTCGTGCCTTCTTGGACAAGAGACTTCATCCTCAATGGAGGGGTGAAGAAGAACACCCGTGGTCGTGAAGCCGAAGGCCATCGAGCACGGGAGTTCCTGGAGCAGttagaggaagaagagtcgCTCCGACAGAAAGAGTAA
- a CDS encoding oxidoreductase (isopenicillin N synthase), which translates to MEGNLPQQSCHPATTAVDKDDIVIPVIDFGPFLNGTPADKHAVAVSIVEAFKTSGFLYLKEHGLPPSVVSRVFGSSARFFARPQDQKDSLCWTTPQANRGYVKTGQEKLSNVDDPTAPEVLRTTPDLKETMEIGRDNLDNQPNRWPDQIDDEGKDFREVMTSFFNMCRSLHTEVMRAIALGMNLPEHYFDSYVDAGDNNLRLLHYPAVSKEVFKKNPSQVRAGEHSDYGSITLLFQDRRGGLQVRSPKDTYVDVTPIADTVVVNAGDLLARWSNDLIKSTRHRVVEPPTPIGEEDNSDTYPDRYSIAYFCNPNNNRLIEAIPGTYGDDIKEAKYPGIVAGDYLVQRLTATY; encoded by the exons ATGGAGGGCAATCTGCCGCAGCAGTCATGTCATCCAGCAACCACCGCTGTTGACAAAGATGATATTGTCATTCCA GTCATTGACTTCGGTCCCTTTCTCAACGGAACCCCCGCTGATAAGCATGCCGTCGCCGTCTCCATCGTAGAAGCATTCAAAACGTCCGGTTTCCTCTATCTCAAGGAGCACGGTCTTCCCCCGTCTGTCGTCTCCCGGGTGTTTGGCTCATCTGCACGCTTTTTTGCGCGACCCCAGGATCAGAAAGACAGTCTGTGTTGGACTACCCCACAGGCGAACCGTGGTTACGTTAAGACGGGACAAGAGAAGCTGAGCAACGTGGACGACCCAACGGCACCTGAAGTTCTCCGAACTACCCCAGATCTCAAGGAAACCATGGAGATTGGTCGCGATAATTTGGACAATCAACCTAATCGCTGGCCGGACCAGATCGAcgacgaaggaaaggatTTCAGAGAAGTCATGACATCATTCTTCAACATGTGCAGATCCCTCCACACGGAAGTGATGCGAGCCATCGCACTTGGGATGAACTTACCAGAGCATTACTTTGACTCCTACGTAGATGCAGGAGACAACAATCTTCGATTGCTACACTATCCTGCCGTGTCGAAGGAGGTTTTCAAAAAGAACCCATCGCAGGTTCGTGCGGGCGAGCATAGCGACTATGGCTCCATCACGCTTCTCTTCCAAGATCGTCGCGGTGGGCTCCAAGTGCGCAGTCCCAAAGATACTTATGTCGATGTGACCCCCATCGCAGATACAGTGGTCGTCAATGCGGGTGACCTGTTGGCTCGATGGTCAAATGATCTGATAAAGAGCACGCGCCATCGCGTCGTTGAGCCACCAACCCCAATTGGTGAGGAGGACAATTCAGACACGTACCCAGACCGCTACAGCATTGCGTATTTCTGCAACCCCAATAACAATAGACTCATTGAAGCTATCCCTGGAACCTATggggatgatatcaaggaagCGAAGTACCCAGGAATCGTTGCCGGGGATTATCTGGTCCAGCGGCTCACAGCTACTTACTGA
- a CDS encoding putative metal-dependent hydrolase, translated as MSPLIVDIHTHVYPPAYMEMLRARKSVPYVHDPANGTDPRLIILSSDDDPSIPLDERGRPVDSSYWNIEVKLAFMRRHGINCSVISLANPWLDFLEPEEAQTWAQRINDDLENTCARVNKAGDPDKSLALHEKESLFAFGALPLSAPRADIVVDEIKRLKTLPHLRGVIMGTSGLGKGLDDTQLDPVWGALQDTESVLFLHPHYGLPDEAFGGSDAMNRYGHVLPLALGFPLETTIAVTRMLLAGVFDRFPRLKILLAHSGGTLPFLAGRIESCIHHERKFVANGGDVPGPQRNVWDVLKTNIYLDAVVYGTAGLQAAMAASGTDRLLFGTDHPFFPPLDDKEGEWPSVTTNYKAIHATFDKDGGAAGAVLGGNAARILDLN; from the exons ATGTCACCTCTAATTGTTGATATTCATACCCATGTCTACCCTCCTGCGTACATGGAAATGCTCCGCGCTCGCAAGAGCGTCCCTTACGTCCATGATCCAGCTAATGGTACAGACCCTCGTTTGATTATACTGTCctcagatgatgatccttccattccCCTCGATGAGCGGGGTCGTCCAGTCGACTCATCCTACTGGAATATCGAAGTGAAGCTGGCCTTCATGCGTCGCCATGGAATCAACTGCAGCGTGATCTCCCTCGCCAACCCCTGGTTGGACTTCCTCGAACCTGAAGAAGCGCAGACATGGGCGCAACGCATCAACGACGATCTTGAAAACACATGCGCACGCGTTAACAAGGCCGGTGACCCAGACAAAAGCCTAGCGCTACACGAGAAGGAATCCCTATTTGCTTTCGGTGCGCTGCCGCTGAGTGCCCCTAGAGCTGACATTGTCGTGGACGAAATCAAGAGACTTAAGACCTTGCCGCATCTGCGTGGGGTCATCATGGGAACCTCCGGGCTGGGGAAAGGACTGGACGATACCCAGCTGGATCCTGTCTGGGGGGCGCTGCAAGATACTGAATCAGTTCTATTCTTACACCCACATTACGGACTACCGGACGAAGCTTTTGGTGGCTCGGATGCGATGAATCGCTACGGCCATGTTCTCCCGCTGGCTTTAGGGTTTCCCCTTGAAACGACAATTGCAGTAACCCGAATGCTTTTGGCGGGTGTCTTTGATCGGTTTCCGCGGCTGAAGATCTTACTGGCTCATTCCGGAGGCACACTCCCCTTCCTGGCAGGACGAATCGAGAGCTGTATCCATCATGAGCGCAAGTTCGTTGCCAACGGTGGTGATGTGCCTGGTCCTCAAAGAAACGTGTGGGATGTCTTGAagaccaatatatatctggATGCTGTGGTATATGGCACCGCCGGCTTGCAAGCAGCAATGGCAGCATCCGGAACAGATCGTCTGCTTTTCG GTACCGACCACCCGTTCTTCCCTCCCTTGGATGACAAGGAAGGGGAATGGCCCAGTGTGACTACCAACTACAAGGCAATCCACGCTACATTCGATAAAGATGGAGGCGCAGCCGGAGCCGTGCTGGGCGGAAATGCAGCTCGGATTCTTGATTTAAACTGA
- a CDS encoding putative cell cycle control protein yields the protein MSSNDDLKAHAASNQDFYALLDISPAAAENEIRRAYRKTALKYHPDKIANPTPADIDKFHTLQIAYDVLSDPSVRQLYDNAREARQRKQRERDMMDAAKRKMREDLEARERAGAAAVGGAPRGVKRTWMSGTGDDDAEEKLQREIERIAEDGRRRRREAEERLKQKVDEEEKQMRQEEEEAQKAADKSSQRVNRSQEGGANVPELERAVKARWVREGRGVDLDKDRLTSLFTPFGKVESVVVLKDKRQRIGDKREKKTVATGVVVFTSIVGAHAAVLDSEKKIRQSAGQAGSDWGLIDSVFWASGNQPDLGAGSNNRPLSPAEKSEPTMPAAPPKPSFGFPGVKTTGSDGKRPGKAPSFGSFASAAAAAGSAKSTSSSSTNGPSAPSMEEITLMRLKTAQREKERRALEEQLRKEDEAADAAEAAAAEANA from the coding sequence ATGTCTTCAAACGATGATCTCAAGGCGCACGCCGCCTCCAATCAAGATTTTTACGCTCTACTAGACATCTCCCCAGCAGCCGCCGAAAACGAGATCCGTCGAGCGTACCGAAAGACTGCTCTGAAATACCATCCCGATAAAATCGCGAACCCGACACCTGCAGATATCGACAAGTTCCACACGTTACAGATTGCCTACGATGTCCTCTCTGATCCGTCGGTACGACAGCTCTACGATAATGCGCGGGAGGCGCGACAGCGGAAGCAGCGCGAGCGGGATATGATGGATGcggcgaagaggaagatgagggaggaTCTGGAAGCGAGGGAACGCGCTGGTGCTGCGGCGGTGGGTGGTGCGCCTCGCGGGGTGAAACGGACGTGGATGAGTGGGACGGGGGATGATGATGCGGAGGAGAAGCTGCAGCGGGAAATTGAGCGGATCGCGGAGGATGGCCGGCGGCGACGACGAGAGGCGGAGGAACGATTGAAGCAGAAggtcgatgaggaggagaagcagATGCgccaggaggaggaagaggcacAGAAGGCTGCCGATAAGAGTAGCCAGCGGGTCAATCGTTCGCAGGAAGGTGGAGCGAATGTGCCGGAACTCGAACGAGCTGTGAAGGCGCGTTGGGTTCGTGAAGGTCGGGGCGTGGACTTGGATAAGGATCGCTTAACGTCTTTGTTCACTCCGTTTGGCAAGGTTGAAAGTGTTGTTGTGCTCAAGGATAAGCGGCAACGTATTGGAGATAAGCGTGAGAAAAAGACTGTCGCAACGGGCGTTGTGGTCTTTACTTCCATCGTGGGTGCGCATGCTGCCGTTCTCGACAGTGAGAAGAAGATACGCCAAAGCGCTGGGCAAGCAGGTAGCGACTGGGGCTTAATCGACTCTGTATTCTGGGCATCTGGCAATCAACCTGATCTAGGGGCAGGGTCTAACAACcgtcctctttctcctgcGGAGAAAAGTGAGCCAACGATGCCAGCTGCGCCTCCCAAGCCTTCATTCGGTTTCCCTGGGGTCAAGACGACGGGCTCAGATGGAAAAAGGCCTGGTAAAGCGCCATCTTTCGGTTCATTCGCGTCTGCTGCAGCCGCAGCTGGTTCAGCTAAGTCGACCTCTAGTTCGTCGACTAACGGTCCAAGTGCCCCTAGCATGGAAGAAATAACATTAATGCGACTAAAGACTGCGCAGCGGGAGAAGGAGCGCAGAGCTCTTGAAGAGCAGCTTcggaaagaagatgaggCTGCAGATGCCGCCGAGGCCGCGGCCGCTGAAGCCAATGCTTAA
- a CDS encoding uncharacterized protein (of unknown function-domain containing protein) produces MPGKELSDPCVDCRDAEAILTLRRRRLCKDCYIKFVSYKVFKRMENYRLNRGFAKDKPCKLLFPLSYGLSSSVLLHMLHDQLEVQRSKVHGSPGFDLHVLIIEPSTISPSNPAHDEGFELAQKCFPLCSFTKVPFHSIFALVPDIKETMSQFAGKGFEDDPSLSDAERLNAFRSCIATSTSKADVDHILMNRLIVAFAKQMDCQAIIWGDSDSRLAAKTLANVAKGRGSSVIWQVSDGMSPFGLEFNFPLRDLFTAELRDYASFFPELTKLIVPDEPLPANTLTKNLSIDELMMRYVLTQGEKYPGVMLNVTRTANKLDVSQMPANLSHCTFCAAPLMNEVGGGHTQFCYACARSRPSTSS; encoded by the exons ATGCCTGGCAAAGAACTGTCGGATCCTTGCGTGGACTGCCGCGATGCAGAAGCTATTTTGACATTGAGGCGGCGGCGTTTATGCAA GGACTGCTATATCAAATTCGTCTCATACAAGGTCTTCAAACGCATGGAAAACTATCGCCTGAATAGAGGTTTCGCAAAAGATAAACCGTGCAAGCTGCTATTTCCGCTTTCTTACGGTCTCTCATCGTCGGTCCTGTTGCACATGTTGCATGACCAACTTGAAGTCCAGCGCTCGAAAGTACACGGTTCCCCGGGCTTTGACTTACATGTGCTTATAATAGAACCTTCGACTATCTCGCCTTCGAATCCTGCACATGATGAGGGTTTCGAGTTGGCTCAGAAATGCTTTCCTTTGTGTTCCTTTACCAAGGTTCCATTTCACAGCATCTTCGCCCTAGTCCCCGATATCAAGGAAACTATGTCCCAGTTTGCTGGCAAAGGATTTGAGGATGATCCTTCGCTGTCGGATGCAGAGCGCCTCAATGCCTTCCGCTCGTGTATTGCAACGTCCACCTCCAAAGCTGATGTCGATCATATCTTGATGAACCGACTGATCGTGGCCTTTGCAAAGCAGATGGATTGCCAGGCAATCATTTGGGGAGATTCGGATAGTAGACTCGCTGCGAAAACACTTGCAAATGTTGCGAAGGGACGAGGCTCTTCAGTAATCTGGCAGGTCTCCGACGGAATGTCTCCTTTTGGCCTGGAGTTCAACTTCCCCCTGCGGGACTTGTTCACAGCGGAATTGAGAGATTATGCCAGTTTCTTCCCGGAACTCACCAAACTTATTGTACCAGATGAGCCACTTCCAGCAAATACTTTAACCAAGAATTTGTCTATCGACGAGCTCATGATGCGGTACGTTCTGACGCAGGGAGAGAAATACCCCGGTGTCATGCTGAACGTTACGAGGACGGCCAACAAACTCGACGTCTCGCAAATGCCAGCCAATCTGTCCCATTGCACTTTTTGCGCTGCTCCTTTGATGAATGAAGTAGGGGGTGGACACACTCAGTTCTGCTACGCATGCGCTCGGTCACGTCCAAGTACAAGCTCGTAA
- a CDS encoding uncharacterized protein (domain of unknown function-domain containing protein), with protein sequence MSGPLVSLVGKRILAESARNHFGTEDPYFEEVPASRLHRAFGKKTQKRRKAVPPGLSENDQKVLTQVKRRAYRLDLCLFSLCGIRFGWGSVIGLIPFAGDAVDAALAIMVVNTCGKIDGGLPTRLRMMMLINVIIDFAIGLVPFVGDLADAMYKCNTRNAVMLEKHLREKGAKALSKQRRRQENDTDPSLPDEFDRYDQTIVDGPSRRESHRHGSRHGSRHRSSTRRTTNEPAHHSHDNRNHTKWFGGSSHREHDLENGVVDNFQDRR encoded by the exons ATGTCAGGCCCGCTCGTGTCTTTAGTCGGGAAAAGAATACTAGCAGAATCGGCACGAAACCATTTTGGAACAGAG GATCCTTATTTCGAGGAAGTTCCAGCCTCACGTCTGCACCGTGCATTCGGCAAAAAGACTCAAAAGCGGCGCAAGGCAGTGCCACCAGGTCTATCTGAAAATGATCAGAAAGTCCTTACCCAAGTGAAACGCAGGGCATATAGACTAGACTTGTGTCTGTTCAGCCTGTGTGGGATCCGATTTGGCTGGGGCAGTGTGATTGGCCTGATCCCATT TGCCggtgatgctgttgatgctGCACTTGCGATTATGGTAGTAAATACGTGCGGCAAGATCGACGGGGGGCTCCCGACACGCCTCagaatgatgatgctgatcAATGTCATCATTGATTTCGCCATCGGTCTCGTGCCCTTCGTGGGGGATCTTGCAGACGCCATGTATAAATGTAACACAAGAAATGCTGTTATGCTGGAGAAACATTTGAGGGAGAAGGGAGCCAAGGCGCTCTCGAAACAGCGAAGACGCCAAGAGAATGATACAGATCCAAGTCTGCCCGACGAATTTGACAGATATGATCAGACGATAGTGGATGGTCCTTCAAGGCGCGAGAGCCATAGGCATGGCAGCAGGCATGGGAGCAGGCATCGCAGCAGCACCCGCCGGACAACGAATGAGCCAGCACATCATTCCCACGACAACCGAAACCATACCAAATGGTTCGGTGGATCCTCGCATCGGGAGCATGACCTCGAAAACGGGGTCGTCGACAACTTTCAGGACCGTAGATGA
- a CDS encoding kinase-like domain-containing protein: MPSIENVPYFEYQPIEGVERLERYRPGGYHPIHIGDVLKGRYRVVHKLGHGAYSTIWLSRDEHQAVYVAVKISTGDSSPHEADILCAIANSPGVDDPGRSIIPIIQDRFEIQGPNGCHKCYVTPPAQSSVAAASFSHLFKIETARALVAELVLAVAYIHAQGIVHGDIHLGNALIRLPTSFDRLSVEQLYQTFGEPYTEAVMRLDGQPLPAGTPARGTVPVWLGKKANEVTLAEAHLLLSDFGEAFSPTDSQQKRRGDQCHAPLSVLPPDAYFEPDKPLSFPTDIWTLACAIWSIFSSRPLFDATLATHDDISSQQVDILGPLPLEWWDSWEVRHEYFEERGEPKKDRFIFPSLEHCFEKEIQAPRDKIGMGGFDRDEMVAILTMLRSMLAFKPEERATAKAVLGSDWMVTWGLPEFEKIRQT; this comes from the exons ATGCCCTCAATTGAAAATGTCCCCTATTTCGAATACCAGCCCATTGAGGGTGTAGAGAGGTTGGAGAGATATCGTCCTGGGGGGTATCATCCAATACACATTGGAGACGTGCTTAAAGGCCGGTATCGAGTTGTTCACAAGCTGGGCCATGGAGCATATTCGACAATCTGGCTTTCACGCGATGAGCACCAGGCAGTGTATGTTGCTGTGAAAATCAGCACTGGAGATTCATCTCCTCATGAGGCTGACATTCTATGTGCCATTGCAAATTCCCCTGGGGTTGATGATCCAGGCCGCTCCATCATTCCCATAATTCAAGACCGATTTGAAATTCAGGGCCCAAATGGATGTCACAAATGCTATGTAACACCTCCAGCACAAAGCAGTGTAGCTGCAGCAAGCTTCTCCCATCTCTTCAAAATCGAGACTGCGCGTGCTCTCGTTGCTGAACTTGTTCTGGCTGTTGCATATATCCATGCCCAAGGGATTGTTCACGGAG ATATTCACCTTGGAAATGCTCTGATACGGCTGCCAACTAGCTTCGATCGACTCTCTGTTGAGCAGCTCTACCAAACGTTTGGTGAGCCGTACACAGAAGCAGTTATGCGACTTGATGGACAACCTCTTCCCGCCGGTACCCCTGCTCGTGGAACTGTGCCAGTATGGTTAGGGAAGAAAGCAAATGAGGTTACCCTTGCCGAGgcccatctcctcctcagtgaCTTTGGTGAAGCCTTCTCTCCTACTGATTCCCAGCAGAAGCGACGTGGCGACCAGTGCCATGCACCTCTATCTGTCTTACCACCTGACGCCTATTTTGAACCTGACAAGCCTCTTTCATTTCCTACTGACATCTGGACTCTTGCATGTGCCATTTGGTCTATCTTTAGCTCGCGCCCACTCTTTGATGCCACACTTGCCACACATGACGACATTTCATCTCAGCAGGTGGATATCCTCGGGCCATTGCCACTTGAGTGGTGGGACAGCTGGGAGGTACGTCATGAATATTTtgaggagagaggagagcCAAAGAAGGACCGGTTTATTTTCCCATCTCTTGAGCATTGTTTTGAAAAGGAGATACAAGCGCCGCGAGACAAAATAGGCATGGGTGGATTCGATAGGGACGAGATGGTGGCCATCCTAACCATGCTTCGCTCAATGCTTGCATTCAAGCCAGAAGAACGCGCCACGGCTAAAGCTGTTTTAGGTTCTGATTGGATGGTGACTTGGGGATTGCCAGAATTCGAGAAAATCCGTCAGACATAA
- a CDS encoding decapping enzyme Dcp2, with translation MTETKMHLEDWLDDLCVRFIINLPREELESVERICFQVEEAQWFYEDFIRPLDPALPSLSLKAFALRIFQHCPLMSQWSHYHHITAFSEFLAYKTRVPVRGAIMLNQDMDEVVLVKGWKKGANWSFPRGKINKDEKDLDCAIREVYEETGFDIHEAGLVKNEKDVKFIEITMREQHMRLYVFRGVPRDAHFEPRTRKEISKIEWYNLSELPTLKKSKQQDQGFTVTNANKFYMVAPFMHPLKKWIAQQKKLDAKMQVGATQVLPNEGEMSMDEGFAAPSQSLGLASSSDLPEVAPSQDASAHLKRLLNINDAFHTPSTAPSVDTLPANAFKSNALLELLRSGSSREPNPQTPRNEQTSPTHAITAAVPPQHPAYPAPTLFPGFPVQGQSSQPGYLSQFSTRQPPSASSHIPHTNNHVLDQHMSQRPLAQSSPAMNQHGHPTGYGGMDAYHISTQPYNDAHLPSGPHATPANQAPAAPYQRTGDPFSQPAQPPQVQGASVRVPPASKLPPPKLTSHSLALLSVFKDEASKTPKTSHASLTPQPDQVPMNGRKSSQHQDQLLSLLRGSPVTSGSTPAELAGHSNSPTRKQILQRPRDSSPTQQALAYASALPKGSPLNSNVASRPVHPLQPEATAKPPGKRNQNISSRKNKDRQPQGLSSPITILARPQSAKREQSPNPAVASSSRTSSRTRKDSKPKSSEPPKPFQPQILRRPQNLDHILPVRTKEPQDSEQPDGPQIPSTEQEASNFDRRPSQSAAQKETLLSLFGKQPASPSVSPARELNVHISGSKPVTSSVVSPLSPLNLPTPTGMSRDSPAPEDNGSLNARVSSPDNKAFLLGFLQGVAKGNK, from the exons ATGACAGAAACAAAGATGCATTTAGAAGATT GGCTGGATGACCTGTGTGTCCGCTTCATTATAAACTTGCCCCGGGAAGAGCTCGAATCGGTCGAACGTATATGTTTCCAGGTTGAGGAAGCACAATGGTTCTACGAGGATTTCATCCGGCCGTTGGACCCGGCTCTTCCTTCGCTGTCTTTAAAAGCTTTCGCCTTGCGTATCTTCCAACATTGCCCGCTTATGTCACAATGGTCACATTATCATCATATAACAGCATTTTCGGAGTTTCTGGCATATAAAACCCGTGTTCCGGTGCGCGGGGCCATAATGCTCAACCAAGACATGGACGAAGTAGTTTTGGTCAAAGGCTGGAAGAAGGGTGCCAATTGGAGTTTCCCACGAGGGAAAATCAACAAAGACGAAAAGGATCTAGACTGCGCTATTCGCGAAGTGTATGAAGAGACCGGCTTCGATATTCATGAAGCTGGGCTCGTTAAGAACGAAAAAGACGTCAAGTTCATTGAAATTACTATGCGAGAACAGCACATGAGATTATATGTCTTTCGTGGGGTACCTCGCGATGCTCACTTTGAACCACGCactagaaaagaaatcagCAAGATTGAATGGTACAACTTGTCGGAGCTGCCAacattgaagaagagcaaacaGCAAGACCAGGGCTTCACGGTTACGAACGCGAACAAGTTTTATATGGTCGCACCATTCATGCATCCGCTCAAGAAATGGATCGCacagcagaagaagctcgACGCGAAAATGCAAGTGGGTGCGACTCAAGTGTTACCAAATGAGGGCGAGATGTCGATGGATGAAGGTTTTGCGGCGCCTAGTCAGTCTCTAGGATTGGCTTCTTCCAGCGACCTGCCCGAGGTCGCGCCATCTCAGGATGCCTCCGCCCATCTCAAACGCCTCTTGAACATCAACGACGCTTTTCATACGCCAAGCACAGCTCCCTCTGTCGATACATTACCAGCTAACGCCTTTAAATCTAATGCTCTTTTGGAGCTTTTGAGAAGTGGCTCCTCCCGCGAACCTAACCCACAGACCCCGAGAAATGAGCAAACGTCGCCAACGCATGCCATTACTGCAGCAGTGCCTCCTCAACATCCAGCTTATCCTGCTCCGACCTTGTTCCCAGGCTTTCCTGTGCAGGGTCAAAGTTCACAGCCTGGTTATCTCTCACAGTTTTCGACACGACAACCACCTAGCGCATCATCTCATATACCACATACAAACAACCATGTCCTTGACCAGCATATGTCTCAGCGGCCATTAGCCCAATCATCTCCCGCGATGAATCAGCATGGCCATCCAACTGGGTATGGTGGAATGGATGCTTATCACATCTCTACACAACCCTACAATGACGCACATTTGCCGTCCGGTCCACATGCTACACCGGCAAACCAAGCGCCTGCGGCCCCTTACCAGCGGACTGGAGACCCGTTTTCTCAACCAGCTCAGCCACCCCAGGTCCAAGGAGCGAGTGTGCGTGTGCCGCCTGCCAGTAAGCTACCGCCTCCGAAACTCACAAGTCACTCATTGGCGCTATTGAGCGTTTTCAAGGATGAGGCCTCGAAGACGCCTAAGACATCTCATGCATCTTTGACGCCACAGCCTGATCAGGTGCCCATGAACGGGCGCAAGTCGTCGCAGCATCAGGATCAATTGTTAAGCCTCTTGAGAGGTTCTCCGGTTACCTCTGGGTCGACACCAGCCGAATTAGCAGGCCATTCAAACTCTCCCACTAGAAAGCAGATTCTACAACGGCCACGTGATTCTAGCCCTACCCAACAGGCACTTGCTTACGCTAGTGCGTTACCAAAGGGCAGTCCCTTGAATTCAAACGTAGCGTCTAGACCTGTGCACCCATTACAGCCTGAGGCAACTGCTAAGCCACCTGGCAAAAGGAATCAGAATATTTCGAGTCGAAAGAACAAGGATCGACAGCCCCAGGGCCTCTCTTCACCCATTACAATCTTGGCTAGACCCCAATCCGCTAAGAGAGAGCAATCACCTAATCCTGCGGTGGCATCATCCTCGAGGACTTCATCCCGTACCCGCAAGGATAGCAAGCCGAAGAGCTCTGAACCCCCGAAGCCTTTCCAGCCACAAATTCTCCGCCGTCCTCAAAATTTGGACCATATACTTCCTGTACGGACCAAGGAACCGCAAGATTCAGAACAGCCAGATGGTCCTCAGATTCCAAGCACTGAACAAGAGGCAAGCAATTTTGATCGCCGACCAAGTCAATCCGCTGCTCAAAAAGAgactcttctctccctttttgGCAAACAACCGGCATCACCGAGCGTTTCGCCCGCAAGAGAGCTCAATGTCCACATTTCAGGATCAAAGCCAGTAACATCATCCGTTGTCAGTCCGCTTTCGCCTCTCAATCTCCCCACTCCAACTGGGATGAGTAGAGATTCTCCCGCGCCAGAAGATAATGGAAGCTTGAATGCGAGAGTGTCTTCACCAGATAACAAGGCTTTCTTACTTGGATTCTTGCAAGGTGTTGCCAAAGGGAACAAGTAG